From Streptomyces sp. 6-11-2, one genomic window encodes:
- a CDS encoding LysR family transcriptional regulator gives MDLALLRTFVTVHRAGSFTRAAALLGLSQPAVTSQIRTLERQLGRPLFLRQARGVTPTTIGDELAHKAAPHLDALVEITETGLDDESSLRTLHLAGPPEFIAERALPALTGLTGDDGEGFALRTSFGTAEEALNGLSAGHHDLAISTARPRGGLLTAAPLCDEEHVLVAAPRWAERIDQATPRRTAVPALDTVPVIEVHESLPFASRYWGSVFEARPAASGTVIVPDLRAVLACVVAGAGLAVLPRYLCTAALGRGEIVPLHEPAVPPLRTYFLAVRTGTLAMPHIARAHEWLLRAATAWC, from the coding sequence ATGGATCTGGCATTGCTGCGCACGTTCGTGACCGTGCACCGAGCGGGCTCCTTCACCCGCGCCGCGGCACTCCTCGGTCTCTCCCAGCCGGCCGTCACCTCCCAGATCCGCACGTTGGAACGGCAGTTGGGACGTCCCCTGTTCCTGCGCCAGGCCCGCGGTGTGACGCCCACGACCATCGGCGACGAACTCGCGCACAAGGCCGCGCCGCATCTGGACGCGCTCGTGGAGATCACCGAGACCGGCCTGGACGACGAGTCCTCCCTGCGCACGCTGCATCTGGCCGGGCCGCCGGAGTTCATCGCCGAGCGGGCCCTGCCCGCGCTGACCGGGCTGACCGGCGACGACGGGGAGGGCTTCGCGCTGCGCACCTCCTTCGGGACCGCCGAGGAGGCCCTGAACGGCCTGTCCGCCGGACATCACGATCTGGCCATCAGCACGGCCCGGCCCCGCGGCGGGCTGCTCACGGCGGCTCCGCTGTGCGACGAGGAGCACGTCCTGGTCGCCGCTCCGCGCTGGGCCGAGCGGATCGACCAGGCGACACCCCGCCGTACGGCCGTACCCGCCCTGGACACCGTCCCCGTGATCGAGGTCCACGAGTCGCTGCCCTTCGCCTCCCGCTACTGGGGGTCGGTCTTCGAGGCCCGGCCCGCGGCCTCCGGCACGGTGATCGTCCCCGATCTGCGCGCGGTCCTCGCCTGCGTGGTGGCGGGCGCGGGGCTCGCGGTGCTGCCCCGGTATCTGTGCACGGCCGCCCTGGGGCGGGGGGAGATCGTGCCCCTGCACGAGCCGGCGGTGCCACCGCTGCGCACCTACTTCCTCGCGGTCCGAACCGGAACGCTGGCGATGCCGCACATCGCGCGGGCCCATGAGTGGCTGCTGCGGGCGGCCACCGCCTGGTGCTGA
- a CDS encoding IclR family transcriptional regulator, whose amino-acid sequence MATVDTAPAERHAPPAPRGPSRSTALPAQPRSSAPLERPRATVPEQPRPQQPPTLIGSVQRAMRLLETVARHEHGAPAKQLARETGLALPTAYHLLRTLVHEGYLRRDRGLFFLGEAAERLSSSGAAQKRRTTIVEALAQWRDAIGAPLYYAMYREGEIELMCVSATAAIPAVEEWAGFRETGHAHAIGQCLLSQLDDRGRRDHLDRYPVQSLTPYTVRDEHTVLRRLERARPMEPVTERQEYALGAVCAAIPITVGTTAAAMALSLPAHQADRLLPAARRLQHEVGRRLGSLALSISI is encoded by the coding sequence TTGGCCACGGTTGACACCGCACCCGCAGAACGGCACGCGCCGCCCGCACCCCGGGGGCCGTCCCGCTCGACGGCCCTCCCGGCGCAGCCGCGTTCGTCGGCCCCGTTGGAACGGCCCAGGGCCACGGTCCCGGAGCAGCCGAGGCCCCAGCAGCCCCCGACCCTCATCGGATCCGTGCAGCGCGCGATGCGCCTGCTGGAGACCGTCGCGCGGCACGAGCACGGAGCGCCCGCCAAGCAGCTCGCCCGTGAGACGGGTCTGGCCCTGCCTACCGCCTACCACCTGCTGCGCACCCTCGTCCACGAGGGCTATCTGCGCCGCGACCGGGGTCTGTTCTTCCTGGGTGAGGCCGCCGAGCGGCTGAGTAGCAGCGGAGCGGCGCAGAAACGTCGCACCACGATCGTCGAGGCGCTCGCCCAGTGGCGGGATGCCATCGGTGCGCCGCTGTACTACGCGATGTACCGCGAGGGCGAGATCGAGCTCATGTGCGTCTCCGCCACCGCGGCCATTCCGGCGGTCGAGGAATGGGCCGGCTTCCGCGAGACCGGGCACGCGCACGCGATCGGCCAGTGCCTGCTGTCCCAGCTGGACGACAGGGGCCGCCGCGATCACCTCGACCGCTACCCCGTGCAGTCCCTCACCCCGTACACGGTCCGTGACGAGCACACCGTGCTGCGGCGCCTGGAACGGGCCCGGCCGATGGAGCCGGTGACCGAGCGGCAGGAGTACGCGCTGGGGGCGGTGTGCGCGGCGATTCCCATCACGGTGGGCACCACGGCGGCCGCGATGGCCCTCTCCCTGCCGGCCCATCAGGCGGACCGGCTGCTGCCCGCCGCACGCCGGCTGCAACACGAGGTGGGACGGCGTCTGGGCTCCCTGGCGCTCTCTATCAGTATCTGA
- a CDS encoding NUDIX domain-containing protein: MTVRPVVKRTARAVLLDGDDLILIKRTKPGVDPYWVTPGGGVEPGDATVVDALHREVHEELGAKITDVVPCFVDTVEHIGEDGGATGVKVQHFFVCRLESMNLSQRHGPEVDQPAGEYEIVRVPFTRVGIASVHLVPLSLRHYLDGNIEGVRAMHAPDLG; encoded by the coding sequence ATGACCGTCCGACCCGTGGTCAAGCGCACCGCCCGTGCCGTTCTCCTCGATGGTGACGACCTGATCCTGATCAAGCGCACCAAGCCCGGTGTCGATCCCTACTGGGTCACTCCCGGTGGCGGGGTCGAGCCCGGGGACGCGACCGTCGTCGACGCTCTGCACCGCGAGGTGCACGAGGAACTCGGCGCCAAGATCACCGACGTGGTGCCCTGCTTCGTGGACACCGTGGAGCACATCGGCGAGGACGGCGGCGCGACCGGTGTGAAGGTGCAGCACTTCTTCGTCTGCCGGCTGGAGTCCATGAACCTCTCCCAGCGACATGGCCCCGAAGTGGACCAGCCCGCCGGCGAGTACGAGATCGTACGGGTGCCGTTCACACGGGTCGGCATCGCCTCCGTCCATCTGGTTCCGCTGTCCCTGCGCCACTACCTGGACGGAAACATCGAGGGCGTGCGGGCCATGCACGCTCCCGACCTGGGCTGA
- a CDS encoding phage holin family protein encodes MKNFVVKTIANAGALAVAVWLLDKITLTGDSTAKKAGTLIVVALIFGLVNFLVKPIVKVLTFPLFILTLGLITLVVNALMLLLTSWVCGKLNLSFHVEGFWTAVLGGLIVSVVSWALNLVLPDED; translated from the coding sequence ATGAAGAATTTCGTAGTCAAGACGATCGCCAACGCGGGCGCCCTGGCGGTCGCCGTGTGGCTGCTCGACAAAATCACTCTGACCGGCGACAGCACCGCCAAGAAGGCCGGCACGCTGATCGTCGTCGCTCTGATCTTCGGGCTGGTGAACTTCCTGGTCAAGCCGATCGTGAAGGTACTGACCTTCCCGTTGTTCATCCTGACGCTGGGCCTGATCACCCTGGTGGTCAACGCTCTGATGCTGCTGCTGACGTCGTGGGTGTGCGGCAAGCTCAACCTGAGCTTCCACGTCGAGGGCTTCTGGACGGCCGTCCTGGGCGGCCTGATCGTCTCGGTCGTCTCCTGGGCGCTGAACCTGGTTCTGCCGGACGAGGACTGA
- a CDS encoding YibE/F family protein has translation MTTTEQFPHPPPEPRRGQDVRHGQEATATEHGHGPATGGGHGPGSGTGHGPGSGGGHGHSHSHGPAAPVSKHLRKVIAAILIPFAALVAAGLAVLWPGGAPSHERTGVGFDRQTQQATVVEVLQVSCQSVNVSGDTPTGDTSTAEGSSAQQQQSGNCKKATIRVDGGKDKGRTFTEIVQPDQSRQLHQGEKVVVAYEPSAPKDLQYSVTDVNRRFPMALLAGLFALAVVVVGRMRGVMALVALAISFLVLNLFVLPAILQGSNPLVVAVVGASAIMLIALYMCHGLSARTSVAVLGTLISLMLIGFLGSLFIGWAALTGNTDDSTGLIHGLYPSIDMSGLLLAGVIIGSLGVLDDVTVTQTSAVWELHEANPAMGWRGLYRAGIRIGRDHIASVVNTLVLAYAGAALPLLLLFSIAQSSVTTVATSELVAEEIVRTLVGSIGLVASVPVTTALAALVVSADRTGRTQAAAQATLPAPARGGRGRRRRR, from the coding sequence GTGACCACGACAGAGCAGTTCCCCCATCCACCGCCCGAACCCCGACGCGGACAGGACGTCCGGCACGGCCAGGAAGCCACCGCCACGGAGCACGGACACGGCCCCGCGACGGGTGGCGGGCACGGCCCGGGGAGCGGCACCGGGCACGGCCCGGGAAGCGGTGGCGGGCACGGCCACAGCCACAGCCACGGACCAGCCGCACCCGTGTCGAAGCACCTCCGCAAGGTGATCGCGGCGATCCTCATCCCGTTCGCCGCACTGGTGGCGGCCGGACTCGCGGTGCTGTGGCCCGGCGGCGCCCCGTCGCACGAGCGCACCGGTGTGGGCTTCGACCGGCAGACGCAGCAGGCCACCGTCGTCGAGGTGCTCCAGGTCAGCTGCCAGTCGGTGAACGTCTCCGGTGACACACCAACCGGCGACACGTCCACCGCCGAGGGTTCCTCCGCACAGCAGCAGCAGTCCGGGAACTGCAAGAAGGCCACGATCCGGGTGGACGGCGGCAAGGACAAGGGCCGTACCTTCACCGAGATCGTGCAGCCCGACCAGTCCCGGCAGCTGCACCAGGGCGAGAAGGTCGTGGTCGCCTACGAGCCCTCGGCACCCAAGGACTTGCAGTATTCGGTCACCGACGTCAACCGGCGCTTTCCGATGGCGCTGCTGGCCGGTCTCTTCGCACTCGCCGTCGTGGTCGTCGGGCGAATGCGGGGCGTGATGGCGCTGGTCGCGCTGGCCATCAGCTTCCTGGTGCTGAACCTCTTCGTCCTACCCGCGATCCTGCAGGGCTCGAACCCGCTGGTCGTGGCGGTGGTGGGGGCCAGCGCCATCATGCTGATCGCGCTGTACATGTGTCACGGCCTGTCCGCCCGTACCTCGGTCGCGGTGCTCGGCACGCTGATCTCGCTGATGCTGATCGGCTTCCTGGGCTCGCTGTTCATCGGCTGGGCCGCGCTGACCGGCAACACCGACGACAGCACCGGTCTGATCCACGGCCTGTATCCGTCGATAGACATGAGCGGCCTGTTGCTCGCCGGTGTCATCATCGGCTCGCTCGGCGTCCTGGACGATGTGACGGTGACACAGACCTCGGCGGTCTGGGAGCTGCACGAGGCCAACCCCGCGATGGGCTGGCGCGGGCTGTACCGCGCGGGCATCCGTATCGGACGCGACCACATCGCCTCCGTCGTCAACACCCTCGTCCTCGCGTACGCGGGTGCCGCGCTCCCGCTGCTGCTGCTGTTCTCCATCGCGCAGAGCAGCGTGACGACCGTCGCCACCAGTGAGCTCGTCGCGGAGGAGATCGTGCGCACGCTGGTGGGCTCGATCGGTCTGGTCGCCTCCGTTCCGGTCACCACGGCGCTGGCGGCACTCGTGGTCTCGGCCGACCGCACGGGACGGACGCAGGCCGCGGCACAGGCCACGCTGCCCGCTCCGGCGCGCGGTGGAAGGGGCAGGCGCCGCAGGCGCTGA
- a CDS encoding cupin domain-containing protein has product MKAFRLDELEAERAANEGAYLQFLRERNMSVGLYALNAGEHDPQKPHNQDEVYFVVSGRASITVGLETTEVARGSVVYVPAGVAHKFHHISEDLRVLVVFSPPEA; this is encoded by the coding sequence ATGAAGGCATTCCGGCTGGACGAACTGGAGGCGGAGCGAGCCGCCAACGAGGGCGCCTACCTTCAGTTCCTGCGCGAGCGGAACATGTCGGTCGGTCTGTACGCGCTCAACGCGGGCGAGCACGACCCGCAGAAGCCGCACAACCAGGACGAGGTGTACTTCGTCGTGAGCGGCCGCGCCTCGATCACCGTCGGTCTGGAGACGACCGAGGTGGCCCGCGGCAGCGTGGTGTACGTGCCGGCCGGAGTCGCCCACAAGTTCCACCACATCAGCGAGGATCTGAGGGTCCTGGTGGTGTTCTCTCCCCCGGAAGCCTGA
- a CDS encoding cystathionine gamma-lyase, whose amino-acid sequence MNDSAADDPNGTREQSRFPTGAGDGTRAVRAGLPEPVKHEPTLPGPVFAAHFHLPGDPTGPYTYGRDENPTWTLLERAIGELEAPGQDGVETLVFASGMAAISSVLFSQLRAGDAVVLPSDGYQALPLVREQLQEYGIEVRTAPTGGDAQLDALDGARLLWIESPSNPGLDVCDIRRLVEVAHARGALVAVDNTLATPLGQRPLALGADFSVASGTKQLSGHGDILLGYVVGRGGAAMAAVRRWRKIVGAIPGPMEAWLAHRSIATLHLRVDRQNASALALAEALRGRPEVTGLRYPGLPDDPSHKIASRQMRRYGCVVSFTLPTRARAERFLDALRLVDPATSFGGVRSTAERRGRWGGDAVPEGFIRMSVGAEDPEDLVADVLRALDESAEPAH is encoded by the coding sequence ATGAACGACTCCGCTGCGGACGACCCGAACGGCACCCGGGAGCAGTCCCGTTTCCCCACCGGGGCCGGTGACGGCACGCGTGCGGTGCGGGCCGGGCTGCCCGAGCCGGTCAAGCACGAACCGACACTTCCGGGACCGGTGTTCGCCGCCCACTTCCATCTGCCGGGCGACCCCACGGGCCCCTACACCTACGGCCGCGACGAGAACCCGACCTGGACGCTGCTGGAGCGCGCCATCGGCGAGCTGGAGGCACCCGGGCAGGACGGCGTCGAGACGCTCGTGTTCGCCTCCGGCATGGCCGCCATCTCGTCGGTGCTCTTCTCCCAACTGCGCGCGGGGGACGCGGTGGTGCTGCCCAGCGACGGCTACCAGGCGCTGCCCCTGGTGCGTGAGCAGCTCCAGGAGTACGGGATCGAGGTACGCACGGCGCCGACCGGCGGGGACGCCCAGCTCGACGCGCTGGACGGGGCACGGCTGCTGTGGATCGAGTCCCCGTCGAACCCGGGGCTGGACGTGTGCGACATCCGGCGGCTGGTCGAGGTGGCACACGCGCGTGGCGCCCTGGTCGCCGTGGACAACACCCTGGCGACCCCGCTCGGGCAGCGGCCGTTGGCGCTGGGCGCGGACTTCTCCGTGGCCAGCGGCACCAAGCAGCTCAGCGGACACGGCGACATCCTGCTGGGATACGTCGTCGGCCGCGGCGGTGCGGCCATGGCGGCCGTACGCCGCTGGCGCAAGATCGTCGGTGCCATCCCGGGACCGATGGAGGCCTGGCTCGCCCATCGTTCGATCGCCACCCTGCACCTGCGCGTCGACCGGCAGAACGCCTCCGCCCTCGCTCTCGCCGAGGCGCTGCGTGGCCGGCCCGAGGTGACCGGGCTGCGCTACCCCGGGCTGCCCGACGACCCCTCCCACAAGATCGCCTCACGGCAGATGCGGCGCTACGGGTGCGTGGTGTCCTTCACGCTGCCCACACGTGCGCGTGCCGAGCGCTTTCTCGACGCGCTGCGACTCGTGGACCCCGCGACGAGCTTCGGCGGAGTGCGCTCCACGGCCGAGCGGCGAGGACGGTGGGGCGGTGACGCGGTGCCGGAGGGCTTCATCCGGATGTCCGTCGGTGCGGAGGACCCCGAGGACCTGGTGGCGGATGTGCTGCGGGCGCTGGACGAGTCGGCCGAGCCGGCTCACTGA
- a CDS encoding DUF5326 family protein — protein MREIFASLPWWVKWIAVPVIALVVFGGVIASVIGFVVWLLFKVLIFVALVGGLIYIVRKFMAGSSSRSDW, from the coding sequence ATGCGAGAGATCTTCGCGAGTCTGCCGTGGTGGGTGAAGTGGATCGCGGTGCCCGTCATCGCTCTGGTCGTCTTCGGCGGCGTGATAGCGAGCGTGATCGGCTTCGTGGTCTGGCTGCTGTTCAAGGTGCTGATCTTCGTCGCGCTGGTCGGCGGACTGATCTACATCGTGCGGAAGTTCATGGCGGGGTCGTCCTCACGCAGCGACTGGTGA
- a CDS encoding SsgA family sporulation/cell division regulator, with protein MRESVQAEVMMSFLVSEELSFRIPVELRYETCDPYAVRLTFHLPGDAPVTWAFGRELLIDGVGTPCGDGDVRISPAGRDSLSEVLIRLQVGGDRALFRSSTAPLVAFLDRTDKLVPLGQEGALADFDAHLDEALDRILAEEQSAG; from the coding sequence ATGCGCGAGTCCGTACAGGCAGAGGTCATGATGAGCTTTCTCGTGTCCGAGGAGCTCTCCTTCCGCATCCCGGTGGAGTTGCGGTACGAGACCTGTGATCCCTATGCCGTGCGGCTGACCTTCCATCTGCCGGGAGACGCCCCGGTGACCTGGGCGTTCGGGCGAGAGCTGCTGATCGACGGGGTGGGGACGCCGTGCGGGGACGGTGACGTGCGCATCTCACCGGCCGGCCGCGACTCGCTGAGCGAGGTCCTGATCCGGCTTCAGGTCGGCGGGGACCGGGCGCTGTTCCGCTCCTCGACGGCGCCGCTGGTGGCGTTCCTGGACCGTACGGACAAGCTGGTGCCCCTGGGGCAGGAGGGTGCGCTGGCCGACTTCGACGCCCACCTCGACGAAGCCCTGGACCGCATCCTGGCGGAGGAACAGAGCGCGGGCTGA